In the [Clostridium] colinum genome, one interval contains:
- a CDS encoding phage head completion protein, with the protein MLVEKLDKKVEVYKKQKVINDLGQTEYKYALFKSVWVNIMPTSTKVDNYVAETDRAEYTFKFTLISRSC; encoded by the coding sequence ATGTTAGTAGAAAAGTTAGATAAAAAAGTAGAAGTATACAAAAAGCAAAAAGTTATTAATGACTTAGGTCAAACAGAGTATAAATATGCTTTGTTTAAAAGTGTATGGGTAAATATTATGCCTACATCTACTAAAGTAGATAATTATGTAGCAGAAACAGACAGGGCAGAATATACTTTTAAATTCACATTAATTTCAAGGTCTTGCTAA
- a CDS encoding head-tail connector protein, translating to MQEELEEIKNYLRIDFDDDDSLLNTIILAGKEYIKNAIGYIDMDKPSFKVLLYTICADLYERRSYLIDKAIHTNKIINGLILQLQLLKED from the coding sequence ATGCAAGAGGAATTAGAAGAAATTAAAAATTACTTGAGAATAGATTTTGATGATGATGATTCTTTGTTAAATACAATAATACTAGCTGGCAAAGAATATATTAAAAATGCTATTGGCTATATTGATATGGATAAGCCTAGCTTTAAAGTTTTACTATATACTATATGTGCAGATTTATATGAAAGAAGAAGTTATTTAATAGATAAGGCTATACATACAAATAAGATAATAAATGGATTGATTTTACAATTACAACTATTAAAGGAAGATTAA
- a CDS encoding phage major capsid protein produces the protein MNKKIKELLDSIKIKKQEVENLVNDDRLEEAKKSKEELVMLQDKLDILYDLEEDKEDIKNSVINKEPIQNNEKITEEQAFLSAIKNTALKREVPSNILNALKTTEDEGVLVPQDISTKVRELRRETKSLENLVNVEKVDKTEGSRVIEKNADTVGFEAVDEEAVFPDMPKPEFVKISYKLKKLGGILKATKEFYQATFSSIKGYITKWIAKKGITTRNNLILKAIDDKKDGSKVAITNIDSLKDIINTKLDPAILNGTQIITNQDGFNWLDKLKDERGQYILQPDITQKFDYLLFGKYPVIVFSNKQIKTNANKVPFYVGNLKEFITLFDYEKLFIEMSSEAGELWEKDMIGIKVRERLDVQVIDEDALVKGEVDISKASKKQD, from the coding sequence ATGAATAAAAAAATTAAAGAATTATTAGATAGTATTAAGATAAAAAAACAAGAGGTAGAAAATCTTGTTAATGATGATAGGCTAGAAGAGGCTAAAAAATCAAAAGAAGAGCTTGTGATGTTACAAGATAAATTAGATATTTTATATGATTTAGAAGAGGATAAAGAAGATATTAAAAACAGTGTAATAAATAAAGAGCCTATACAAAACAATGAAAAAATAACAGAAGAGCAAGCCTTTTTAAGTGCTATTAAAAATACTGCTTTAAAAAGGGAAGTACCTAGCAATATTTTAAATGCACTTAAAACAACAGAAGATGAAGGAGTGCTTGTACCTCAAGATATTTCTACAAAAGTAAGAGAGTTAAGAAGAGAAACTAAGTCTTTAGAAAATCTTGTAAATGTAGAAAAGGTAGATAAAACAGAAGGTAGTAGAGTTATAGAAAAAAATGCAGATACAGTAGGCTTTGAGGCGGTAGATGAAGAAGCAGTATTTCCAGATATGCCAAAGCCAGAATTTGTGAAAATATCATATAAACTAAAAAAATTAGGGGGTATTTTAAAAGCTACAAAAGAGTTTTATCAAGCTACATTTTCATCTATTAAAGGTTATATTACTAAATGGATAGCTAAAAAAGGTATCACAACAAGAAATAATCTTATTTTAAAAGCTATTGATGATAAAAAAGATGGTTCAAAGGTAGCTATTACTAATATAGATAGCCTAAAAGATATAATTAATACTAAACTAGACCCTGCTATTTTAAATGGTACACAAATAATAACTAATCAAGACGGTTTTAATTGGTTAGACAAATTAAAAGATGAAAGAGGACAATATATTTTACAACCAGATATTACACAAAAATTTGACTATTTATTGTTTGGTAAATACCCTGTTATTGTTTTTTCTAACAAACAAATAAAAACTAATGCAAATAAAGTGCCTTTTTATGTTGGTAACTTAAAAGAATTTATTACACTTTTTGATTATGAAAAACTATTTATTGAAATGTCAAGCGAAGCTGGTGAGCTTTGGGAGAAAGATATGATTGGTATTAAGGTTAGAGAAAGACTTGATGTACAAGTAATAGATGAAGATGCATTAGTAAAAGGTGAAGTTGACATATCTAAAGCATCTAAAAAACAAGATTAA
- a CDS encoding head maturation protease, ClpP-related: MIQIKKFNFKNENNNIVGSLELENNKLYIYGDILMDSFFKCEEETEDICPKDIVNFLKDLENSENIEIHINSGGGSVFGGLAIYNLLKTYKGRKNVYIDGLAGSIASVIALVGDDVYVYENSMMMIHNPLAVMCGYYNAKDLQEQIDTLEKCKKSILNVYMANINMAKMISEEEISKLMDNETWLVGEEITEYFKGYILEDKKDIVACTSSYFDSYKNTPKNIKNIENKPIINSLEEEKEKILNDLEKISIF, encoded by the coding sequence GTGATACAAATTAAAAAGTTTAATTTTAAAAATGAAAATAACAATATTGTAGGTTCTTTAGAACTAGAAAATAATAAGCTATACATATATGGAGACATATTAATGGATAGCTTTTTTAAATGTGAAGAAGAAACAGAAGATATTTGTCCTAAAGACATTGTAAATTTTTTGAAAGATTTAGAAAATAGTGAAAATATAGAAATACACATTAATAGTGGTGGTGGCTCTGTTTTTGGTGGGCTTGCTATATATAATCTTTTAAAAACTTATAAGGGTAGAAAAAATGTATATATAGATGGTTTAGCAGGTAGCATAGCTAGTGTTATAGCTTTAGTAGGAGATGACGTTTATGTTTATGAAAATAGTATGATGATGATACATAACCCTTTAGCTGTTATGTGTGGCTATTATAATGCTAAAGACTTGCAAGAGCAAATAGATACTTTAGAAAAATGTAAAAAGTCTATTTTAAATGTTTATATGGCAAATATTAATATGGCTAAAATGATATCTGAAGAAGAAATTTCAAAACTAATGGATAATGAAACTTGGCTTGTAGGCGAAGAAATAACAGAATATTTTAAAGGATATATTTTAGAAGATAAAAAGGATATAGTAGCTTGTACATCAAGTTATTTTGATAGCTACAAAAACACACCTAAAAACATTAAAAATATAGAAAATAAGCCTATAATCAATAGTTTAGAAGAAGAAAAAGAAAAAATATTAAATGATTTAGAAAAAATAAGCATATTTTAG
- a CDS encoding phage portal protein, with protein sequence MSETLAKMPLKLYQKTDKGIFIADDTDVSFKLRYKPNNLMTPTMFWATIENNRNHYGNAYVWIRQEYTPKKYGGEVKIKDFWIMDSNSVNVYVLENGTLIYQYTDWITKQVYYFNQDEVLHFKTSATFDGITGKPIREILKDTVNTNLSSQKFLNELNENGVSARLSLTVDSDIDEKAKKQLVKRITEFTSGIKNAGKVIPIPAGMRLQPLDIKLTDAQFLEIRKYTALQIASAFGVKPDMINDYSKSSYNSSEAQQISFYVDTLQFILKQYEDEINYKLLLNRELKEGYFFKFNEKVLLRTDSSTQAEMLSKLVNNGIYTPNEARRKLDLNGLEHGDKLMMNGNYIPIEQVGQQYKKGGDTN encoded by the coding sequence TTGTCTGAAACACTTGCTAAAATGCCTTTAAAATTATATCAAAAAACAGACAAGGGCATATTTATAGCAGATGATACAGATGTAAGTTTTAAACTAAGATATAAACCTAATAACCTTATGACACCTACTATGTTTTGGGCTACTATTGAAAACAATCGTAACCATTATGGCAATGCTTATGTATGGATAAGGCAAGAATATACACCTAAAAAATATGGTGGAGAAGTTAAAATTAAGGACTTTTGGATAATGGATAGCAACAGTGTTAACGTGTATGTTTTGGAAAATGGAACATTAATATACCAATATACCGACTGGATAACAAAGCAAGTATATTATTTTAATCAAGACGAGGTGTTACACTTTAAAACAAGTGCTACTTTTGATGGTATAACAGGAAAGCCTATAAGGGAAATTTTAAAAGATACAGTAAATACAAATTTATCAAGTCAAAAATTTTTAAATGAACTTAATGAAAATGGGGTATCGGCTAGATTATCTTTAACAGTAGACTCAGATATAGATGAAAAAGCTAAAAAACAACTTGTAAAAAGAATTACAGAATTTACAAGTGGTATAAAAAATGCAGGTAAGGTTATACCAATACCCGCAGGTATGAGGCTACAACCTTTAGATATTAAGCTTACCGATGCACAGTTTTTAGAAATAAGAAAATATACTGCCCTACAAATAGCTAGTGCTTTTGGAGTTAAGCCAGATATGATAAATGACTATTCAAAGTCTAGCTATAATAGTTCGGAGGCGCAACAAATTAGTTTTTATGTAGATACATTACAGTTTATTTTAAAACAATATGAAGATGAAATAAACTATAAATTATTGCTAAATAGAGAGCTTAAAGAGGGTTATTTCTTTAAATTTAACGAAAAGGTGCTTTTAAGAACAGACAGTTCTACACAAGCAGAAATGTTGTCTAAACTTGTAAATAATGGAATATATACACCAAATGAGGCAAGACGTAAGCTAGATTTAAACGGTTTAGAACACGGAGACAAGCTTATGATGAATGGTAATTATATACCAATAGAACAAGTAGGTCAGCAATATAAAAAAGGTGGTGATACAAATTAA